In Streptomyces sp. DG2A-72, one genomic interval encodes:
- the pgk gene encoding phosphoglycerate kinase, with product MKTIDELLAEGVAGRRVFVRADLNVPLDSGTITDDGRIRAVLPTVKALADAGAKVVVASHLGRPKGAPDPAFSLATAASRLGELLRRGVAFATDTVGESAKSVVAGLHDGDVAVIENLRFNAGETSKDDAERGAFADRLAALADVYVGDGFGAVHRKHASVYDLPARLPHYAGYLIATEVGVLKKLTEDVQRPYVVALGGAKVSDKLAVIDQLLAKADRLLIGGGMAYTFLKAKGYEVGISLLQEDQVPAVKEYIERAEKSGVELVLPVDVLTATEFPDLKTKAPANPTTVAANAMPADQMGLDIGPESRKLYASKLADAATVFWNGPMGVFEHPDYAEGTKAVAQALVESKGFTVVGGGDSAAAVRTLGFDETAFGHISTGGGASLEYLEGKTLPGLAALED from the coding sequence ATGAAGACGATCGACGAACTCCTCGCCGAAGGCGTGGCCGGCCGGCGGGTCTTCGTCCGCGCCGACCTGAACGTCCCGCTCGACAGCGGCACCATCACCGACGACGGCCGCATCCGCGCCGTGCTGCCCACCGTGAAGGCCCTCGCGGACGCGGGCGCCAAGGTCGTCGTCGCCTCGCACCTGGGCCGCCCCAAGGGCGCCCCGGACCCGGCCTTCTCCCTCGCCACTGCCGCCTCTCGCCTAGGTGAACTCCTGCGCAGGGGCGTGGCGTTCGCGACCGACACGGTCGGCGAGTCCGCGAAGTCCGTGGTCGCGGGCCTCCACGACGGCGACGTCGCCGTCATCGAGAACCTGCGCTTCAACGCCGGCGAGACCTCCAAGGACGACGCCGAGCGCGGCGCCTTCGCCGACCGGCTCGCCGCCCTCGCCGATGTCTACGTCGGCGACGGCTTCGGCGCCGTCCATCGCAAGCACGCCTCCGTGTACGACCTCCCGGCCCGCCTGCCGCACTACGCCGGCTACCTCATCGCCACCGAGGTAGGTGTCCTGAAGAAGCTCACCGAGGACGTCCAGCGGCCCTACGTCGTCGCGCTGGGCGGCGCCAAGGTCTCCGACAAGCTCGCCGTCATCGACCAGCTGCTCGCCAAGGCCGACCGGCTGCTCATCGGCGGCGGCATGGCGTACACCTTCCTCAAGGCCAAGGGCTACGAGGTCGGCATCTCCCTCCTCCAGGAGGACCAGGTCCCGGCCGTCAAGGAGTACATCGAGCGTGCGGAGAAGAGCGGCGTCGAGCTGGTACTCCCCGTCGACGTGCTGACCGCCACCGAGTTCCCGGACCTGAAGACCAAGGCACCCGCGAACCCCACCACCGTCGCCGCGAACGCGATGCCCGCCGACCAGATGGGCCTGGACATCGGTCCGGAGTCCCGCAAGCTGTACGCCTCGAAGCTCGCCGACGCCGCCACCGTCTTCTGGAACGGCCCCATGGGCGTCTTCGAGCACCCCGACTACGCCGAGGGCACCAAGGCGGTCGCCCAGGCACTCGTAGAGTCCAAGGGCTTCACCGTGGTCGGCGGCGGCGACTCCGCCGCGGCCGTGCGCACCCTGGGCTTCGACGAGACCGCATTCGGCCACATCTCGACCGGTGGCGGCGCCTCCCTCGAATACCTCGAGGGCAAGACGCTCCCCGGCCTCGCCGCACTGGAGGACTGA